AAGAGTTACTTTtgctctctgggcatcagttttctcatcagcaaaatgaaaaGGCTGGATTAAGTTTCCTGTCGGATTTAAGTCCTATGATCTTAGGACAGAACACCTGCATCCTTTGGCTTTGATGGATCTTAGCCAGTcatgggattcaaataaattaacaactggttctccatggaactgaGCTGAGGCACCGCCACCACTGACGTGGTGGGCACTGGCCCCACCCCCTCTAACAACCGGGTCaatgaactcaacctaaaattaggtaccagttttGCCAAACTGGTgagaactggctgaatcccaccactgatctTAGCGACCAGCAGGGGAACATGGCTGTACTTTGGGGCTACGCTGGGACATAGGCAAGAATGGAGCTTGAAGAGTGGGACACTTGGGGCCCATCCCATGCCAGTTCCACATCCCTTGGCATTCCTGTAACTTACCCACAGTATTGATTTTCTGCCGGTAAGGGAGCAGGCCAAAGTTGTACTGGAAGATCCCTCGGCCAtggaagagtgggagggagatgCCCATGATCTTTTGCAGTTTGTCCTGGGTCCAGCGAAGCCAGGACCCCTGCGGATTGTCAACTTGGTCAAAGAGTTCATTCTCCCCAAAGGAGAATATTGGCACCAGAGCTGccctagagagacagagaggagatggggaagaCGTGAGAAAATGCTCATGCCTGGGGTGCTCAGGTGCAGGGAGAACAAGGGTTCTGGGTTTGACACCAAGGCGCCTTCTCCAGGAGCTCCGGTCAACAGCCATTGAAGGGACCTGTGAGGAAAGCTGAGGCCACAATCCTTGACTTCAATTTTCCATTTTAGGGCAGGACTCAGCCCTTACTTAATCCACCAAGTTCCCCTCAGGAACCCACatcatcacagaatctcagagttagaagatgCTTCAAAGACCATTTGGTTCTGAATAGAAATCAGTCAATAACAACAAGCACTTTTtaaggccctgtgctaggcactggggataacaaaaattaaaaaggaagggataactgtattggCATTCTCCTcattaaaatgcaatttattttgGCATCTCAATACCAGAATATAAAACATATTGGTCTTAGAGTGACTAAACAAACTAAGAATGGACCTCACCCATGAAGCATAGCCAGTTTAATAAATCCTTTCCGGTTCCTCAGTAGTAGTGTGTAGCTTCCAGGCCGAGCGTCCAGAGCCTCCTGGGACCCTCCCACGATGACCACCAGCAAATTTCCACCTTCCTTCTTGCTCAGCAAGTATGAGGCACACTCCTTCTCTGATGTGACTAGACCTGATGGAGGTGGGGGTTAGGGAACAGAGGAGGAGACAAAGCACTAGGTCTTGCATGATGGTGACATCCATATGGGAATGGATATAGTCCTCCTTGTCCCCTTGAGGGAGGTGCAAATCAGGAAGGGACACAGCAGTCAGTACATGGGAAGGCAACTGAAAGGGAGAGTTTATGGTGTGTCCCAGAACAAATATTATCATATATCTTCATGCTCCAAAGATCATagagatgtagtggaaagaataatagacttggtgtcaggagacctgggttcgaatcccaacTCTGAAACTTCTTAGCTGGGTAGCTATGGGTAAGCCACCTCCTCTCTCTcagacttaatttctttttatgtaaAAGGGAGACACTTGTATGACTTTCCTTATAGGGATGTAAGGTTGAGGGGAAGAGCTTGTTTCCCTAGTCATCCAGGCTAGAAATGTAGGTGtcactctccctcccacccccttaaCCAATCTGTTGCATATCCTGCCACCCTCACCTTTGTGTCATCTTTAGCCTCTGAAAgtttcatagacttagagctggaaattatatcagaggtcaactagtccaaacCCTTTATTCTACAGAGGAGACCGAGGCTAGGGAGCTGAATGACCAACCTGCctaaggaaatatagttagcaaatggttgagtcaggacttgaacctaggtcccctAATTCCATCCTATGATCCAGTGATCAATATTCTTGACTCTGGCAATCTAGTTCAATGTCTCCCAACACTTATTGTTgaaatctcccctcccccctagaATTTAACTATAATCTCTCTTACTGCATATCAGAGGCCATTGCCTTGGTAGAGGGATAAGCATTATTAGCTGGTCTCTTTTAATGAGTCTTTCTGTCTTTATGCACCAGGTCCTATCATTGTGCAGAGACATCCTCCTTCCCAAGTCAGGTATGGGTAGGGACTGGCAATGGAGAAATGGGTAGGGGAAGAAACATACCTCCACTCATGATATAATCCCTGAAGAAGGGAACTCGGAACCACAAAGTCAGCATCATCAGGTGGGAGCGGATCCCaggaaatatagaagaaaaaccGGTGCTTTCAGTACAGAAGTTGGTAAAGGCTCCAACAGCCAGAACACCATGGGGGTGGAAGCCTGCAATATAGTTCTGGGTTGGGTCCAACTCCGCTGTCTTGATGAGCTAGGGAGACACCAACCATTGGAGCAATAAGCACCTTCCCCATCTCAGTGGCTTTAGAAACCTTATAGCATAGAATCTCCCAGGAATAGTTAGTGAATTCTGCCTTAAGAAAACATGACAAATAAAAATCTAAACTTGGAAAACATCTGTGAAGAGATgattctctataaaatgagtacCATGCCAAGTTGGGCATTGTTTTGTACATTTCTATTTTCATCACAGCTCTACTCAAGTGCCAGTGGTCTAGGTGAGACCTTGGGTTCTTGAAGACAATTCAGTTTACTTGTCTTCCATCCATCTTATCTCAGTTCAGTTCAGGAAGCTTTTATTAGACACCTGATATGCGTGGGGgtctgtgctaggtcctggggatacaaagatagaaatcaatacagttcctgcccttgaggagtttacacaCTTCTGGGAGGAGGGATACAACATTTAAGTAGATGGACACAATATGaatttaaggagggagagagaagaaacaactaGGGGAATCAGGGAAACCTTCATATAAGAAGTAGCCTATAACCTGAGCCATGAAGGAGgctaagaattctaagaagcaaaggCGAGGAgcgagagcattccagacacacaggacagcctgtgaaaagggatgaaaatgggagatggaatgggGCACAACAAatgggccagtttggctagaatgcagAAAGGtaataatgtaaaataattctagaaagataggttggacattgtgtgatgattaactatgatagacttagctcttctcagcaatacaatgatccaagaaaattccaaaagactcatgatggaaagtgctaaccatatccagagaaagactatggagtctcaatgcagagcGCAACAtgctattttcacctttttttttttttctttcttgtggtttttcccttttgttcttattcttctttcaaaattgatatggaaatatgtttccatgattgcacatgtaaagcctatagcagattgcatgctgtcttggggagggggaagaggaaagagaaaaatttggaactcaaaatcttaacaAGTCAAATTACTGGgagaatgttcttttttttttttcacgtATTTTTGGCTTCATTTCTGATCTCTCTCCCACACCTCCACTACCCTACACACCTACACGCTTGACCCCCTTTCAGCCTCCTAGGGAGCCTTGTAAAATGCCAAGCTGAGAACTCTATAGCTTTTCTTTTAGACAATAGGGAGCAAATGAAGATTTTTAACTAGGGGGAGAGACACTGTTAGACCCATGGTTTCAATGTGTCACTTTGGCAGCCATGTAGAGAACAGCATTGCTCAAGCTATTAGTGTTAGTTTTTCAATGACCAGCAAGTTGTCATATTACtggaagaacatttttttaacatattttttggCTTCATTTCTGAGATCTCTCTCATATCCCCACTACCCTACACATCTACACACTTGACACCCCCATTCAACCTCCCAGGAAGCCTTgtaaaaagattaaaagaaagagaaaaaaatagttcagcaaaattTATCAACAAACTGCCTATATCTAACAGTATACACAATATTCCATTCCAAATAGAACTGCAGATGGGACTAAGCTCCCTTACCTCCAGTACACCTATTCCTAAATGGGGTTGCTATATGGAAGAGGGCTTAGACTTCCCCAGGAGAGGGAACTAGGAGAAACTGGTGAAAATTAAAGAGAGATTGGTTTTTGATccatataaagaaaaactgtCCAAATGTTGAATGGGCTGCCCTAGAAATCAGCAAGTTCTCTTCCATTGCAGGCCAatcattcaaccaacatttattaaattcttgctCTGGGTCAGACGTTGTGCTAAgatctggggatgcaaagataacaGTAAACAGTCCccagcctcaaggagcttacattctctctgGAGGGACCATATGTACAAAGAGGTATAGACACCACAGATACAAAGTGATTTTGAGGGGGAATGTCTTTGAGtagaggctggatggccacttgctGGGGAACATCTTGGAGGGGAATTCTGTTCCAGAAGGAGGTGGGCTAGATGCCTTTTGAGTTCAAGCCCTTTCAAACTCATACTCTAGGATTCTAAGAATAATGCCATATCATACACCttttcatattactatatatTGTATCAGTCAGgtaatgagcatttgttaagtgttttctatgtgccagacattgtgccaaGTACAGGGGCttgaaagaaaggcagaaaacagtcccctgctctcaagaagttgacagtgaggggcagctaggtggtgcagtgagtagagcaccgaccttggagtcagaagaacctgagttcaaatccggcctcagacacttgacacacttatgagcggtgtgaacttgggcaagtcacttaaccccaattgccctgccttcccccctccaaaaaaacttaaaaaaaaaactttaaaaaaatgaagttgacAGTGTAATGCAGAAGTTAATATGTAAATATCAAGgtacatatacacagacagaaTAGATGAAAGGTAATCTGTGAGGAAAAGGCAGCAGGGagattggaaaaggctttttgaagaagataggatttcagctgagtcttgaaggaagccaaggaagcaaaGAGAGAGCAGTTTTGTTGTGGCaggcagagagaaggcagagagattATATCACTTCtctagtgctagaagggacctcagggatcATCCAACCctcttactttacaaatgaggaaactgaggcccaggtaggttaagtgacttgttccctGTCACAATAGTACTTCTATCAGATGAGGCAATATATAAAAAAACCTTTACCAACTTTCAAACCCTATATACATTATACTTCAGCTATCTGTGATTTCAGGAGGATGGGTCTTCCCTCCCCAGATGCAGACTGTAACTGCCTATGCCTTAGTGTGGGGCCTAGAATCTAGCAGGGGCTTACTAAAAGTTTGTTGATCTAAATGGAATTAATAGATGAGTCTTCATTGGCTGCTGTGACAAAACAATAACAATCCCTTCCCAAACCCCACAAAATTTTGCCCTTGCTAGCCACCCCTTTGGGGATGAGCCTCTCTGCCCTTGGCCAGACTGGTCCTTGGATGGCCCCAATACAGTCCATCCTCAAGCCTGGACTTAAAGCTTTACTAGCTAGGCAGTTggagagtcacagaatttcagagtcagaaTGTATTTCAATGGCTATAAaccagtcaaaaagcatttaaatacCTACTAAGCATGATGCTacctgccctgaagaagcttacactctatcTCCACTCCGACATGTGCCAGAGGTGGTTGATCATCTAGTCTCTGCTTGAAAACTTCCAATGAGAGGGACATCACTTTCTTCTGAGACAGCCCATTTTTgtatgtctccttctctcctacTAGACATTGGTTTctgtgagagagagtgaaggccAGTTACAAAATGGAGTTGGTTTGGGAAATCAAGAGAGTCAGTCAGATTCTATCACATGAACACCAACTCCATCTTGTGCTGCcacacattttcttctccatcttgttTTTCTGCAAACCATCCATGGGAAACCAGATGGTATAAGCCATCTATTGTTTCATAAATGCAGGTAGACAAAATTAATCAACATCTCTCAATTCTGGGAAAAGAAAGATCTTGAAATTTACTTGCCACCTGTCCAACTTGACCAAGACtcacttttcctccctcccaacttggaaagcccctaatctttcttccaattagaaatcagattacctaattttgtatacTAGTTTGTATCctattaattgttttcttttaattaattgatattatttgattgtttttaatacataaaaatccATTTCCCTGTGTATTCGGGATCTATGGACTGACTGGGGAGTCCATTGACCCATTTATTATGCCTGTTTTGCTAATAAATTGTATAGCTCAGattgtattttctcatttattattaattatccacaACAGTAGGAACTGGGCCTTATTTAGGATCATGGAATCACTGTTCTAGAGTAGGAAGGAACCCCATAGACAATATAGtctaatttcattttacagatgaagaaactgagtcacaggaaGGTTAGTTAACTTGCCCACAGTAACCTGCCATCATCAGGGGCAGAATTTGACTTGGGATCCTTTGACTCAGTGGAGTACTAACGGAAGGTAATGGAGGTGTCCTACCTTGGGTTCAGGCAATTAGGGGTTGTATTGAGGACAGCACCTCCAATGAAAGAGGAGAATATATGGACAAAGAACCACCTTCTCAGCAGGAATGAATTGCCAAGAATGGGGCAAGGGCAGTTTATcattaaggcaataaacacaacattaaCGATAAcagtgaatatgcctatgtaattctgtattgcaaaatatgagagactctccatatagaaggtagaagtaaaacattattcagacaccagataaccatatcccataaccaaatgttcagctcccacaaccagttagcccactttatcataatggcaaggaacttaaaacacaatatcacaacatggagcctcgccatccccaaACCCCTCTGACCCCGTGCTggagtcttcccaaaaacaaactcacagttcAGCTATTACAGTCTGCTCAGCTATCACAGGTCAACTTTCTTTACCTTAGCTCTAACTATGACTACCGctattaacagccataacagctctctctcaGCACTTCCtatgacacaacttccttttcctctcagcaagctcctcccactacatgtgacttaggcttgcTGTGATGTAAggaggtcacatggcctattaatgggagggaaagatcttcaaatctaaattgctattacaggcAGCCACGGGCACTGGGAGGAAGATGTTATGATGAGCATCAGTACAAGGAGATGTGATGATGGGCAGCTCCCTATAGCTTACAAGGACCTTCTTTGTTGGGGGAAGAAACTCAGGGGCATCCTATTAATCTAATTAATCTAAAAGTATTAACTCattactttttctccttttttgtactgtaatgtttattttatttttaattatttattggcATGACTATAATATTTAGTCAAAGGAAACTTTCATTGTGTTTGTTTTCTGgacattatcattattagtttCATTTCATGATTATTAACGAAAATAATTTTGTCACATAGCCATGGAGGGGgtgttaaaaaaaatgacctgCTCTGTGTGTCAGACACACTAAGTACATCTCTGCTCTGATTCCAGAACCTGTATTCTTTCTTTCAGTTATATCTATTCCCTACATTTCTTGGATATTAGACTTTtaccagagaaatttgctgcaaagggTCCCTGGCTGCCCCTGTTAACTTTCTGTTCtaattcttgtttttatttgtgcaaaaaactttaacttcatgtaatcaaaattgttcatcttACCTCCTGTGATCATGTCTATCCTTTGTTAAGTCAAGAACGCTTCCCTTATCCATACCTGTGAAATTCTCCTCTAATTGGTTTATGAGATGACCTCTTATATCTTggccatgtatccatttggagcttactgTCTATTAGGCAAGATAacatatggaaagcactttgcaaaccttaaagcactatataaatgttagctattaggaTGATTGATGCTGGTGCTGATGTCCCACCTATTTTGCAGAAATAGGAACCAAAACCCACAGTGGGGAGGTGATTTGCCCTAAAtcatagtaagtatcagagctaggatttgaacccaagactcctgactccaagtcccatgctcCTCCCACTAAATCAGGGTTCCTTTAAGCATATGTAAAGTATTCATCCCCTGAGATGGGTCCTGGGCTATTAGATAGGCACAGGGTCAAGCTGGAATCCCTAAAGGACCCTGAGAGAAGTTCAGGGGCCCAACCCCTACCCTTTCCTGTGAGGACAGTCTAATGGATTGTGGCCATGGCCCCATAGAAATAGGAACACAGATCTAGGAAGGAGCTCAaggatcatttagttcaactccattttacagatggggaacctgaggcccagagtgataATATGACTAGCTTATTGTCATGCACGTAGTAAGTAGGAAGTTACAATTAGAGCCCTGGTCTTCTGGCACCTGACATAGTGCCTTTCCCTCATTACATCAAAGTGCCTCACCCTTGGAAACCCTAATAGAGGTGGCAGCTTTGGCAGCTTCCAGTCTAACCCTGGGGGCAAGGGTAGGACTCTGATCCTGTGAACTTTTCTGAGGCCAAAGGTCATTTCTTCCATCTAATCTACCTTTCTAGAGCCAGAAACTTTGGACTTTTATTTACACAGGAGGGTGCAAAATCCTTCAAAGTTTGCGTAACAGGGGAAAGCAAGTTCCTTAGCTGAGTTTTTGATGGGTTAGGCTTCAGCAAAATAAGTATAAGGGGCGACTCTAACAGGCACCCGTTCCCAACAACTTCCTCTGGCCTATCATAGTATGCGAGCATTTAATCTTAGCAAGTCCTAGGCTTATAAAACTAGAATTATAAGGGGCTCCAGAGGCCAACTGGTTaccatgtcatttaaaaaaaattattgttgtcTTTTACCTTTAAAGTATCTACATTTTGCAATGTATCCCCACTCCCTCTACTAGAAAGCAATCCcttaaaagaggaggaaaaaaataaccacTTTAAATAAACTAACGCATATACTGAAGTCTGACATTATACACAGTGCTCCATATATCTGTAGTTCCCTACACCCACACCCATACCCtgacccacacacacacctacacccacacccacacacacaaacacacacatcctGCAAAGAAACAGgaccaacatcctcattttacaggaaaaactgaagcctagaaaagtTTGACGAAGCCTCAAAAGACAGGTAGTCCAACCTACACCTGGGGGAGACCTAACTACAATATCCCTGACAAACGGTCACCCAGGCTCAGAAGGTCTCcaatgacagggaactcactacacAAGAAGAGCCAAACTCTCTCTGAAAAAACCTGGATTTTGTGCACCTAAATGCACCAACCTCTGAAGGGTTCTCCCAGAGACTGGAGTCCGAGGCAAAGCTAAATGCAGTATACATCCTCCCTCTGCTGGCTATTCTCTAGTACTGCCCTCACTGCTCCCTGAACTAGGCTCAGGTTCAAAATTTTGTGAGGGATGCTATCTGAATGCTCTCAGAATGTCCTGGAACCTTGTGTGCAAACTTAATTTATCCAAATAGGGATCCCAAAGCTTTATAGGGTCATCTCACAGTCATCTGATCTTTATTTCTAGCCACCCTTTAGCAGAGAAGTGTTCCCAGGCATGGCTCCTGTCCTGGTCTGAGGATAGAGGCCTGGTCCCTCACCTAAAAGAGAGAGTCCTGCtcgatttagaatcagaagacctgggttcaaatcccagctctgttgcATTACTCACCCGTAAGCATGAGGGACAAAAAAAGGGACACGCTAGATCACCGTGATGGAAGTGGGTGGACTCAGATCTAGATCTAACCCTAGATTCTCTGAGAGGGAGGGTGAGTGAGCAGAAAGGgcacacctgtgtgaccttgacagaCAGGTCATGTTACTTCTTGGAGACTCAGTTTACACATCTGCAAAAtgtagggggttggactagatgatcttcaaagctctttccaactctaaatgctATGATTTCTATATATTTGGTTTTAGGAGGGAGACAAGTTCCTTccccttaaaaaaaataccacgaaggaaggaagaagggaaggaaggaaacaaggaagaagggaaagaaggaaggagattgaAAATAAACTGTTagacaaggaggaggaaaagcaggaaggAGCAGTACCATGGAAGCCAAGTGAATTGATAAttgatttatgaaattatgaaatgaagCAGGCACACTTGGTTCTTTGGGTTCTCCCTGGGAAAGCAGAGAATGAGGCTGAAATCATACTTTAATAAGGCGCACAGGGTAGAGGGGCAAATGGTGCAGAAAGCGCAGAGACAAATGAGAAAAGGGGTACAAAGGCAAAGGGTGTGGGATCAAGAATGGGGCAAAGGCAGGTAGCGTAGGatgaggatggggaggagaagaggaggagaatatCACTCATGTAACCATGGATTCCAGTTGGGAGCTCTAGGCAGCAAAGATCCTTGGGAAATGAAAGACTGCTCAGGGAATTTTTATAGGGTTTGGGGGGAACAGACTGACTCTTATCTGTGCCACCTgggggttagttcattaacatatccaaatcatctcaaagttgttggtaaaactttaaagttcacaTGCCCATATCATCTCTGAGTTATCAGCACCATTTGGCATTCTGCCAGTCTCACTGCAGATGTCTGGAACTTGTCCAAGATTCACTTATCACAGCATGAAAAAGGCCTGACAGCAAAGTCTAGATGGCTTCCCTGGATTCAGCACACAATAGCAGGGTGTGGTTTTTAGTtaatatgtgcatgcacacacatacatatataatacacatgtacaaatttatacatatgtacatacatatacatacacatagattttgttgtggttgtttttgttaagttgtttcagttgtggccaactctttgtgaccccatttgaggttttcttggcaaagatgcaagatactggagtgatagaaatataggtaggtagatagatagatagatagatagatagatagatagatagatagatagatagatagatagacagatagatggatagataggatagatggatagataaataggtagatagatagatagatagatagatagatagatagaaacatagatagatatatagatggtatatagatggatagatgggtggatggatggatggatgaatggatggatggatggatggatggatggatggatggatggatggatggatagctTGGAcggctggagggcagagcaatACTCCCAAAGCTTTTCTTTACAGAGGGCTCTGAACTTTCAGAATCTTACAGGTaaatctccattttccatcagcagctctgcttggtttcaactccaggaAAATCATGCCCAGAGGCCAGGTACCCCCTAGTGacacccctccctcctctctgataCACACACCGCTGTCCCCCagcattatattgtaagctccttgagggcaaggacagtctTTCTAATTTGTAGCCTCAGTGCtcagtacagtacctggcacatagtaagagcttaatgaatttttttaattgatatttagCATTGAGGAGAAACAACTCAGGAGGGTTAGAGTGTATAGCTTCAGTATttcatgtttgtaaagtgctttgcaactcTTCTCCCCAGCCCTAAATACTCCCATCCCCTCTATCCCTTGCCCTACcctttctcactccctctctATATCCTCCATTAGGCCTCCTCCCTTCTAGTCCTCTTGATCCCTCCAGCTCTGCTCCCTCCTAGCCCTCTCTGTGCTACCTCAGCCATACTCATTCCTCCCCAGGTCTGCTCCCTTCTATACATGTTCAGTCCTCATCCCTTCCAATCCTGTTCACCACCAgtgttccccttccctccccctcataTCACCTCCCCCCAGATAGCCCTTTGCCCCTGCCAGGTTTCTCTCTAATTGCTCTAGTGGACCCAACAGTGATAGGTGCCTATCTCATGGAACTGTGCCAGCCAGTTCTGGCATTCATGATCTTCAAAGGGATTGTGGGGAGTAGGAATTGTGGAATCAAGAAGGGATAAGGAATAATCAGCTGGGACAATGAAAGAGCACAGAGTATGGACTGGAAAAACAAAGTATGCTAAATGAACCACTGTTTTATTGAATGAATTCAGGAAGGAAAGTTTAGGTTACACAAGATCAACTGGACCCTCATCACTGCTGGCAATCCTCCTCTACCTCCCCCCTCACCtcactctccacagcagctcttctaaaccttttcatcccttctcaaacctcccatggctccctctcctcccattctATCAGctaagaactttgcctcatattttacagaaaaaagttGAGGTAATTTaccatgaactccctcttctgtCCTCTTTTCCATCTCCTACCACTCAAATGCCTTTGGCCACTGTCTTCTCCTTGACCCCATTTCACTCCTTCCCAAGGCTAACTCCTCAAtccatcccattccattccatctcccaacagATTGCCCCTTCTGTCATTCCTACTCTGTCACTTGGCGGGTTCTGTACTggctacaaacatgcccataccTCCCTtgtcaaaaaaccctcacttgatccttccttccttgaaaACTATCATtgtatatctcttctgccctttgtagctaaacttgaAAAGCctgtctacaataggtgcctccactttctctcctctcagtcTTTTCTTAattccttacaatctggcttctgacttcatcattccacAGTAAcagccctctccaaagttatcattgatctctcagttgccaaatccaatggtcttttctcaatcctcattctcctagacctctctgcagcctttgatgctGAAGATCACCTTctcctctttgatactctcttctctttaggttttcaggaTGCCACACTCTGTGCCGTTTtgcctcctacctatctgattgcTCCtg
This Trichosurus vulpecula isolate mTriVul1 chromosome 2, mTriVul1.pri, whole genome shotgun sequence DNA region includes the following protein-coding sequences:
- the LOC118839204 gene encoding 2-acylglycerol O-acyltransferase 2-like; the encoded protein is MISFAPLSVPLERRLQTLAAVHWIFSFLALGVVCTVIFIGLFFTRFWLLGILYSVWWYLDRDTPRKGGRQIQAVRRWCVWKYLANYFPISLIKTAELDPTQNYIAGFHPHGVLAVGAFTNFCTESTGFSSIFPGIRSHLMMLTLWFRVPFFRDYIMSGGLVTSEKECASYLLSKKEGGNLLVVIVGGSQEALDARPGSYTLLLRNRKGFIKLAMLHGAALVPIFSFGENELFDQVDNPQGSWLRWTQDKLQKIMGISLPLFHGRGIFQYNFGLLPYRQKINTVVGKPIKVEKNTNPSQEEVDRLHQHYMTELCNLFEAHKTKYNVPLDQQLEFR